Proteins from a single region of Pangasianodon hypophthalmus isolate fPanHyp1 chromosome 7, fPanHyp1.pri, whole genome shotgun sequence:
- the tgfbi gene encoding transforming growth factor-beta-induced protein ig-h3, translating into MKRLTLCALAVTLIAAVFAAKSPYQSVLQHSRIRGRQHGPNVCAMQKIQGTDKKYFTNCKQWYRRKICGKPTVVTYECCPGYEKVLGEKGCPAAIPLENIYNTLGVVGATTTKMYSDRAKLKEEIEGPGSYTFFAPSNEAWAALPVEILDALVSNVNIELLNALHYHMINKRLSSDDLKHGSSFASMYQDFDVHIQHYSNGIVTVNCARLVKTDQHATNGIVHVVDRVITAITNNVQSFLDTEDDLTTLQKAVDDAGLTSLLENQGSYTLFAPTNEAFEKIPEEMLNRILNDPVALKDLLNYHILKTMHCSESIVAGTPLETLQGTVLEVGCEGDEMTLNGKAIVTTRDQLGINGVVHYINELLIPDSVKTLKELAEGVPQVSMATKLFTDAGLNPQLSGSEPFTLIAPQNDAVKGSLTMTPERRKLMRNHVLKGKLSSKSLYHGQELETIEGTKLRVFVYRNNLCIENACIAAHDKNGRHGTMFMVDKILAPPMGTVMDVLKADNRFSTLVGNIQRVGMTELLNKKGTYTIFAPTNDAFRAMPTDDLNKITRDPRELINLMKYHIGEEFLVSGGVTSHTRMKPMSGEKLELGMRNSTMYVNRVQVVDADMMATNGVVHAINSVIKPLPPKAVSDQAVDPSAKRTTSVRAGAQVLKKDDLFQKVLNSRSSRTMTRVQ; encoded by the exons ATGAAGCGGCTGACTCTCTGTGCGCTTGCTGTCACTTTAATCGCCGCGGTGTTCGCCGCAAAATCACCGTATCAGTCTGTTCTTCAGCACAGCAGGATAAGAGGAAGACAGCATGG CCCCAACGTCTGCGCTATGCAGAAGATCCAAGGAACCGATAAGAAGTACTTCACTAACTGCAAGCAGTGGTATCGCCGCAAAATATGCGGCAAACCAAC TGTGGTCACCTATGAATGTTGCCCCGGTTATGAAAAGGTGCTGGGAGAGAAGGGCTGTCCTGCAG CTATTCCTTTGGAGAATATCTACAATACCCTGGGGGTGGTTGGAGCCACTACTACTAAGATGTACTCTGACAGAGCTAAACTGAAAGAGGAAATTGAGGGACCTGGCAGTTACACATTCTTTGCCCCAAGTAACGAAGCCTGGGCTGCTCTTCCAGTT GAAATTCTGGATGCCTTGGTGAGCAATGTCAACATTGAGCTCCTCAATGCATTGCACTACCACATGATTAACAAACGCTTGTCTTCAGATGACCTCAAGCATGGGTCCTCCTTTGCCTCAATGTACCAGGATTTTGATGTTCATATCCAGCATTATTCCAATGGC ATTGTGACTGTAAACTGTGCAAGGCTGGTGAAGACGGACCAGCACGCCACTAATGGAATAGTGCACGTCGTCGACAGAGTTATCACAGCCATCACCAACAATGTCCAGTCTTTTCTCGACACTGAGGATGATCTGACAACACTGCAA aaagctGTCGATGATGCTGGTCTTACCTCACTGTTGGAGAATCAGGGTTCATATACACTATTTGCTCCAACCAATGAAGCATTTGAGAAGATTCCAGAAGAAATGCTGAACAGAATCTTGAATGATCCCGTTGCTCTTAAAG ATTTGCTGAATTACCACATCCTGAAGACCATGCACTGCTCCGAGTCCATTGTGGCAGGGACTCCATTGGAGACACTTCAGGGCACAGTGCTGGAGGTGGGCTGTGAAGGAGATGAGATGACCCTCAATGGCAAAGCCATTGTTACAACCAGAGACCAGCTGGGCATCAATGGAGTTGTCCATTACATTAATGAGCTTCTCATCCCTGACTCAG TTAAGACCCTGAAGGAACTTGCTGAAGGTGTTCCACAAGTTTCCATGGCTACTAAGCTTTTCACAGATGCTGGTCTAAATCCTCAGCTTTCAGGCTCAGAACCATTTACACTGATAGCACCTCAAAATGATGCTGTCAAAG GTAGTCTTACTATGACACCTGAGAGGAGAAAACTGATGAGGAACCATGTTCTGAAGGGAAAACTCTCCTCCAAGAGTCTGTACCATGGACAGGAGCTGGAAACCATTGAAGGAACTAAACTTAGAGTGTTTGTGTATAGAAAT AACCTCTGCATCGAAAATGCCTGTATTGCTGCCCACGACAAAAATGGGCGCCACGGCACTATGTTCATGGTGGATAAGATTCTGGCTCCCCCCATGGGCACTGTTATGGATGTTCTAAAGGCAGACAACCGTTTCAG CACCTTGGTTGGCAACATACAGAGGGTGGGCATGACTGAGCTGCTGAACAAGAAAGGAACCTACACCATCTTTGCCCCCACCAACGATGCTTTCCGTGCCATGCCCACAGATGATCTCAACAAAATTACAA GAGATCCCAGAGAGCTCATCAACCTTATGAAGTACCACATAGGTGAGGAGTTTCTTGTTAGTGGTGGAGTGACCTCTCATACCAGAATGAAGCCCATGTCAGGAGAGAAGCTCGAGCTAGGCATG agGAACTCCACTATGTACGTCAACAGGGTGCAGGTTGTTGATGCTGACATGATGGCTACTAATGGAGTCGTACATGCTATTAATTCAGTCATAAAGCCACTGC ctcctaAAGCTGTGAGTGACCAGGCAGTGGATCCTTCAGCAAAGCGTACCACTTCAGTGAGG gcTGGCGCACAAGTTCTAAAAAAGG ATGATCTTTTCCAGAAGGTTTTGAACAGTCGCTCCAGCAGAACAATGACCCGAGTCCAGTAA
- the smad5 gene encoding mothers against decapentaplegic homolog 5, with translation MTSMSSLFSFTSPAVKRLLGWKQGDEEEKWAEKAVDALVKKLKKKKGAMEDLEKALSSPGQPSKCVTIPRSLDGRLQVSHRKGLPHVIYCRVWRWPDLQSHHELKPLEVCEYPFGSKQKEVCINPYHYKRVESPVLPPVLVPRHSEFNPQHSLLVQFRNLSHNEPHMPVNATYPESFQQHSGGSSFPISPNSPYPPSPASSGTYPNSPASSGPSSPFQLPADTPPPAYMPPEESMGQDGSNPMETGSSMVPRGDVLPVEYEEPSHWCSIVYYELNNRVGEAYHASSTSVLVDGFTDPSNNKNRFCLGLLSNVNRNSTIENTRRHIGKGVHLYYVGGEVYAECLSDTSIFVQSRNCNYHHGFHPTTVCKIPSGCSLKIFNNQEFAQLLAQSVNHGFEAVYELTKMCTIRMSFVKGWGAEYHRQDVTSTPCWIEVHLHGPLQWLDKVLTQMGSPVNPISSVS, from the exons ATGACCTCCATGTCCAGCCTGTTTTCGTTCACCAGCCCGGCGGTGAAGCGCCTGCTGGGCTGGAAGCAGGGAGATGAAGAGGAGAAGTGGGCTGAGAAGGCTGTGGATGCACTGGTGAAGAAgctgaagaaaaagaagggtGCCATGGAGGACCTGGAGAAGGCCTTAAGCAGCCCCGGGCAGCCCAGCAAGTGTGTGACCATCCCTCGTTCACTGGATGGCCGTCTGCAGGTGTCCCACAGGAAGGGCCTTCCGCATGTTATATACTGCCGTGTGTGGCGCTGGCCTGACCTGCAGTCGCACCACGAGCTCAAGCCACTGGAGGTGTGTGAATACCCATTTGGCTCCAAACAGAAGGAAGTTTGCATCAACCCTTATCACTACAAGAGAGTAGAAAGTCCTG TGCTTCCACCTGTGTTGGTGCCAAGACACAGCGAGTTCAACCCCCAGCACAGCCTTTTGGTGCAATTCCGCAACTTGAGCCACAACGAGCCGCACATGCCTGTGAACGCCACCTATCCTGAGTCTTTCCAGCAGCACAGCGGTGGGAGCTCCTTCCCCATATCTCCAAATTCACCTTATCCACCTTCTCCTGCCAGCAGTGGCACGTACCCTAATTCTCCTGCCAGCTCGGGTCCATCCAGCCCTTTCCAGCTACCAG CTGACACCCCTCCCCCTGCCTACATGCCTCCAGAGGAGTCAATGGGACAGGATGGCTCTAATCCCATGGAAACTGGCAGCAGCATGGTGCCAAGAGGAG ATGTGCTGCCTGTAGAGTATGAAGAGCCAAGCCACTGGTGCTCTATTGTGTACTATGAGCTGAATAACCGTGTTGGTGAGGCTTACCACGCCTCCTCTACTAGCGTGCTAGTGGATGGCTTCACTGATCCATCCAACAACAAAAATCGCTTTTGCCTGGGCCTTCTGTCCAACGTCAACCGCAACTCCACGATTGAGAACACCCGCCGCCATATTGGCAAAG GTGTTCACCTGTATTATGTTGGAGGAGAAGTGTACGCCGAGTGTTTGAGTGACACCAGCATTTTCGTGCAGAGCAGGAATTGCAACTACCACCACGGCTTCCACCCCACTACCGTCTGCAAGATCCCCAGTGGCTGCAGCCTCAAGATCTTCAACAATCAGGAGTTCGCTCAGCTGCTTGCCCAGTCTGTCAACCACGGCTTTGAGGCTGTCTATGAGCTCACAAAGATGTGCACTATTCGCATGAGTTTCGTAAag GGCTGGGGGGCTGAATATCACCGACAGGACGTGACCAGCACCCCCTGCTGGATAGAAGTGCATCTACATGGTCCGCTTCAGTGGCTGGACAAAGTACTAACACAAATGGGTTCACCCGTGAACCCCATCTCCTCAGTTTCCTAA